A region from the Stygiolobus caldivivus genome encodes:
- a CDS encoding bifunctional 2-dehydro-3-deoxy-phosphogluconate/2-dehydro-3-deoxy-6-phosphogalactonate aldolase has product MQIVVPVLTPFTKDGKVDKETLKEHVRNLIKYVDVVFVNGTTGLGPALSKEEKKETLSAVYDVTDKVIFQVGSLNLNDAVELVNFSKDFHLVGVASYSPYYFQRLPEKWILNYFNELSRKAEHDFYLYNYPSATGYDISAKLVNKIEGIKGLKDTNQDLAHSLEYKIANPHLIVYNGSDSLVYYSLLSLDGTVASVANHSPHLLSAMRRFIKEGKKEKALQVQLIINSMLDVMRRYGQLSSTYSMVEVMMGYKVGYPRPPIYPLSEEEIHQLKSEVEPLKRKAEELISG; this is encoded by the coding sequence ATGCAAATAGTAGTCCCAGTATTAACCCCATTTACAAAGGACGGAAAAGTGGATAAAGAGACGTTAAAAGAACACGTAAGGAACCTGATCAAATACGTAGACGTCGTCTTTGTGAACGGTACGACCGGGTTAGGTCCCGCCCTATCCAAGGAGGAGAAAAAGGAGACGTTAAGTGCAGTCTACGACGTTACGGATAAGGTGATCTTCCAGGTAGGGAGCCTGAACCTAAACGACGCGGTAGAACTGGTAAATTTCTCAAAGGACTTCCACTTAGTAGGCGTAGCCTCTTACAGCCCCTACTATTTCCAACGCCTGCCTGAAAAGTGGATACTAAATTACTTTAACGAACTATCGAGGAAGGCGGAGCACGACTTTTACTTGTATAATTACCCTTCAGCTACGGGCTACGACATATCTGCCAAGTTAGTGAATAAAATAGAGGGGATAAAGGGGTTGAAGGACACTAACCAAGACTTGGCACACTCACTGGAATATAAGATAGCAAACCCGCATTTAATAGTGTATAACGGTTCCGATAGCTTGGTCTATTATTCACTACTCTCACTAGACGGTACAGTAGCGTCTGTTGCGAACCATTCCCCGCACCTCCTCTCAGCGATGAGGAGGTTTATTAAAGAGGGAAAAAAGGAAAAGGCGTTACAAGTCCAGTTAATCATTAATTCCATGTTAGACGTCATGAGGAGATACGGGCAACTCTCCTCCACTTATTCGATGGTAGAGGTAATGATGGGGTATAAAGTAGGCTACCCTAGACCGCCAATATACCCACTCTCTGAAGAAGAGATCCACCAACTAAAGAGTGAAGTTGAACCTTTAAAGAGAAAAGCTGAAGAACTTATTAGTGGGTAA
- a CDS encoding DMT family transporter, whose amino-acid sequence MLGKRGYYLLLIAGGISFGTASIFIKVSQMTPGSIAFLRFFIAGLILSFGRIDLRKVVKYSPFGLLLALHMITFIISVYTTTIIDATVLVSTSPFFVILMSPLLDIKVSRRDFLAVATGFLGVVLMNLPFQPSTSLGNFIAVLSAFLIALYTAGLSRVNDDALKATSSIYISSSIFTLPLFLIEGIGEFSVDSALALAGLILLPTLLGHTSIIVASGKVKPQHIETIGLLEPVVATLLAIVFFRQIPTAGEIVGALFVIFSIFMVTTEQKG is encoded by the coding sequence ATGTTAGGGAAGAGGGGTTATTACCTACTACTAATAGCCGGGGGGATAAGCTTTGGTACCGCTTCGATATTCATAAAAGTGTCCCAGATGACCCCCGGGAGTATAGCGTTCCTCAGGTTTTTCATAGCCGGGTTAATCCTCTCCTTCGGTAGGATAGACTTGAGGAAAGTGGTGAAGTACTCTCCTTTCGGTCTGTTGTTAGCCCTCCATATGATAACGTTCATAATCAGTGTATACACTACAACGATCATAGACGCAACAGTGTTAGTCTCTACATCGCCGTTTTTCGTCATCCTGATGTCACCCTTACTGGACATAAAAGTAAGTAGGAGGGACTTCCTTGCCGTAGCTACGGGGTTTTTAGGAGTAGTCTTAATGAACTTACCTTTTCAACCCAGTACTTCTCTGGGTAATTTCATTGCCGTACTCTCAGCCTTCTTAATAGCCTTGTACACAGCTGGCCTGAGCAGGGTGAACGACGATGCCCTGAAGGCCACATCGTCCATTTATATTTCCTCTTCAATATTCACTTTACCGTTGTTTTTAATCGAAGGTATAGGAGAGTTTAGTGTTGACTCGGCTTTAGCGTTAGCTGGGCTCATATTGCTCCCTACCCTCCTAGGGCATACCTCAATTATTGTTGCTTCAGGAAAGGTGAAACCGCAACACATAGAAACTATCGGCTTGCTTGAGCCGGTAGTAGCTACTCTTTTAGCTATAGTGTTTTTTAGGCAGATCCCCACTGCGGGAGAAATAGTTGGTGCCTTATTTGTGATTTTCTCGATCTTTATGGTAACTACGGAACAGAAAGGCTGA
- the gapN gene encoding NADP-dependent glyceraldehyde-3-phosphate dehydrogenase: MAKLSELSNEFKDIYTVETDGVFDFKTYLNGTWTSSKEFDEIKSPIDLEVFARVPRLNYEMVDLTLQTIHNKGKWEIRDMPGEKRLEVFHKIAELLDKFRQDFVNVLVIGNGKTPSAANGEVNASIERLKRADLDVRKLYGEYVPGDWSSESLEAEAIIRREPLGVVLAITPFNYPLFDVVNKFVYSTVAGNAFVVKPASSTPVPAILFARLAELAGFPRESLAVITLPGREMDKIVQDKRVSVISFTGSTETGEHVMKVGGVKQYVMELGGGDSAIVMSDADPKASAQRIVMGVTSYSGQRCDSIKFIFAEGGVYDRLKAELVEEFKKIKVGDPRQDGVSMGPIIDSKTVDEFQFAVEDAVKKGGVILYGGKRLGPTYIEPTLIEVDKEKIKDLYLYKKEVFLSIAVLVKVNSVDEAITLSNGRRYGLDAAIFGNDINKIRKAMRLLEVGAVYINDFPRHGIGYFPFGGRKDSGIGREGIGYTIEYVTAYKTIVYNYKGKGVWEYM; encoded by the coding sequence ATGGCAAAACTAAGCGAGCTATCGAATGAATTTAAAGACATATACACTGTAGAGACAGACGGAGTATTTGACTTTAAGACATATCTCAACGGTACTTGGACTTCATCAAAGGAGTTCGATGAGATAAAATCTCCCATAGACCTTGAAGTATTTGCAAGAGTTCCGAGGCTGAATTACGAAATGGTAGACCTAACGCTTCAGACAATACACAATAAGGGTAAATGGGAAATCAGGGACATGCCAGGGGAAAAGAGGCTCGAAGTATTCCATAAGATAGCGGAGCTCCTCGATAAGTTCAGGCAGGACTTCGTTAACGTCCTGGTGATAGGTAACGGGAAGACACCCTCAGCAGCAAACGGGGAAGTAAACGCGTCAATAGAGAGGTTAAAGAGGGCCGACCTCGACGTAAGGAAACTGTACGGCGAGTACGTCCCTGGGGACTGGAGCAGTGAAAGTTTGGAAGCCGAGGCGATAATAAGGAGGGAGCCTTTAGGGGTCGTTTTAGCGATTACTCCTTTTAACTACCCCCTATTTGATGTCGTAAATAAGTTCGTGTACTCTACAGTAGCGGGTAACGCGTTTGTAGTAAAGCCTGCAAGCTCTACCCCCGTCCCTGCTATCCTCTTCGCTAGATTGGCTGAGCTAGCCGGGTTCCCCAGAGAATCACTGGCTGTAATTACCCTCCCCGGGAGGGAGATGGACAAAATAGTCCAAGACAAGAGAGTGAGCGTAATATCCTTTACGGGTAGTACCGAGACGGGAGAACATGTGATGAAGGTAGGTGGCGTGAAACAGTACGTTATGGAACTGGGGGGAGGGGACTCAGCGATTGTAATGTCAGACGCTGACCCTAAAGCCTCAGCACAGCGTATTGTTATGGGGGTTACGAGCTATTCAGGGCAGAGGTGTGACTCCATAAAGTTCATTTTCGCTGAGGGTGGTGTCTACGACAGACTTAAGGCAGAACTCGTCGAGGAATTTAAAAAAATCAAGGTAGGTGACCCGAGGCAAGACGGGGTGAGCATGGGCCCCATAATAGACTCGAAGACCGTTGATGAGTTCCAGTTCGCCGTAGAAGACGCTGTGAAAAAGGGCGGGGTAATACTCTACGGGGGCAAAAGACTGGGCCCCACATACATAGAACCTACCTTAATAGAGGTAGACAAGGAAAAAATCAAGGATCTATACTTGTACAAGAAAGAGGTATTCTTATCTATAGCTGTCCTCGTTAAGGTAAACAGCGTAGACGAAGCAATAACCCTTTCTAACGGGAGGAGGTACGGCTTGGACGCCGCGATATTCGGAAACGACATTAACAAAATAAGGAAAGCTATGAGGTTGCTCGAGGTCGGAGCGGTCTACATCAATGACTTCCCCAGGCACGGTATAGGTTATTTCCCCTTTGGAGGTAGGAAGGACTCAGGGATAGGTAGGGAGGGGATAGGGTACACTATTGAGTACGTGACGGCGTACAAGACTATAGTATATAACTACAAGGGAAAGGGTGTATGGGAGTACATGTGA
- a CDS encoding APC family permease — MSGREIKGGARDYGTQSDKQLRRSLGKLELLYLSLGGIIGSGWLFASLDTGSYAGGSAILSWIIAGILIMFVGLAYAELGAAIPKSGAISRYPHYTHGGVVGYLITWAYFLSAASVPAIEAAAAIEYIGSYYPQLITTGVFDGQTITILTPLGIVLAGLLLVLFFFLNYAGVNILGKVTHGAGWWKLLIPTVTVLLILAFDFHPGNLTAGGGFFPSPSYVVGGSSGIYGFNAVLYAIPTTGVIFSYLGFRQAVEYGGEGKRPGRDIPFAVIGSLLIAILLYTLLQVAFIGGVDWSSLYLNESGKLVPVAVGNWSALTSAVTSNGVQIASGPYLVLLRTAPAVGLAISIFAFWGIILTIDAVISPSGTGWIYTGTSGRTFYAFASNGYLPELFLRVGKTRVPVFSLIAALIVGFIFLLPFPSWYALVSFISSATVLTYIMGGISLTVLRKHAPGLNRPFKVPAASIIAPIATLAAGLIVYWSGFATLFYVFTGIELGLPLFFGYYAYKVLKVDKGIAALVGVADIVVTLLSALGLFNATSGLTTANNIAFLMYILLFAALLIGNMAIAGLTVTDKTVLREVNAGWWLVGFLIGIYVLSYFGGFGLNPVIPFPEDTIVAAVVILAFYFVAIKSGFKTEAIEEILAETQETP; from the coding sequence ATGTCAGGCAGGGAAATTAAAGGAGGAGCGAGAGATTACGGTACACAGTCTGACAAACAGTTAAGGAGGAGTTTAGGTAAACTAGAGTTACTCTATTTATCTTTGGGGGGGATTATCGGTTCAGGGTGGCTGTTCGCCTCTTTAGATACCGGTTCCTATGCCGGGGGGTCGGCGATACTTTCATGGATAATTGCCGGTATTTTAATAATGTTCGTGGGCTTAGCGTATGCCGAGCTGGGAGCAGCTATACCTAAGTCGGGTGCAATATCAAGGTATCCCCATTATACCCACGGAGGTGTCGTGGGTTACTTGATAACATGGGCTTATTTCCTTTCAGCGGCATCGGTACCTGCAATAGAAGCAGCTGCGGCGATCGAATACATAGGTTCCTATTACCCACAGTTGATAACTACCGGCGTGTTTGATGGTCAAACAATAACGATACTCACACCTCTAGGCATTGTATTAGCTGGGCTACTACTCGTACTCTTCTTCTTCCTCAACTACGCGGGAGTAAACATACTGGGTAAAGTTACCCACGGAGCGGGTTGGTGGAAACTACTAATCCCGACGGTTACTGTACTATTGATTCTCGCATTTGACTTCCACCCGGGTAACCTTACGGCGGGCGGCGGCTTCTTCCCTTCCCCATCTTATGTGGTAGGGGGGAGTTCAGGCATCTATGGTTTTAATGCCGTACTCTATGCGATACCTACAACAGGAGTAATATTCTCTTACCTCGGGTTCAGGCAGGCTGTAGAATACGGCGGAGAAGGGAAGAGACCGGGAAGGGACATACCCTTCGCAGTAATAGGTTCATTACTTATAGCAATACTCCTTTACACACTATTACAAGTAGCGTTCATAGGCGGAGTGGACTGGAGTAGTTTATACCTTAACGAATCCGGTAAGTTAGTGCCGGTAGCAGTTGGTAACTGGTCGGCATTAACTTCGGCTGTGACGTCTAACGGTGTACAAATAGCTAGCGGCCCATACTTAGTGCTACTGAGGACAGCCCCTGCAGTAGGCCTAGCGATATCGATTTTCGCTTTCTGGGGTATAATCCTCACCATAGACGCCGTTATATCACCCTCAGGTACAGGTTGGATATACACTGGGACATCTGGCAGGACTTTCTACGCTTTCGCCTCTAACGGGTATTTGCCCGAACTCTTCTTAAGAGTAGGGAAGACGAGAGTCCCAGTGTTCTCGCTAATAGCTGCACTAATAGTGGGCTTTATTTTCCTCCTACCTTTCCCTTCATGGTACGCCTTGGTGTCTTTTATATCGTCCGCTACAGTACTGACTTACATAATGGGAGGGATAAGCCTCACGGTGCTGAGAAAACACGCACCAGGCCTCAACAGGCCGTTCAAAGTCCCCGCCGCGTCTATAATAGCACCCATTGCGACCCTAGCAGCCGGTCTCATAGTCTACTGGTCCGGTTTTGCTACGTTGTTTTACGTCTTTACCGGAATAGAACTGGGCCTACCCCTATTCTTCGGGTATTACGCATATAAAGTACTGAAGGTGGACAAGGGAATAGCCGCCTTGGTGGGTGTCGCTGATATAGTAGTGACATTGTTATCTGCACTAGGGTTATTTAACGCGACTTCAGGCCTCACTACAGCTAATAATATAGCCTTTCTGATGTACATACTACTCTTTGCCGCCCTACTTATAGGGAATATGGCCATAGCGGGCCTGACAGTAACGGATAAGACAGTACTCAGAGAAGTAAATGCTGGCTGGTGGCTAGTGGGGTTCCTCATAGGGATATACGTACTATCGTACTTCGGAGGGTTTGGCTTAAACCCAGTGATCCCGTTCCCCGAAGACACTATCGTGGCTGCAGTAGTGATCCTAGCCTTCTATTTTGTTGCTATCAAGAGCGGGTTTAAGACTGAAGCAATAGAAGAAATATTAGCTGAAACACAAGAAACACCTTGA
- a CDS encoding thermopsin family protease → MILRTITSLLIIFTICLESLYLPLYASNQALVPKQYTQDPPYFPMGVSSIGETDTGISIPVETHSVLGYARIQQISVSSASLQFNVVLVVTSPSTVEEFWVQNAIQFNGGQMRFIDNVWNFTSPDASMNPNVVEGNGHVVSEQFGNAVISFYTYCTNYNTYTLPMDVLFFTNVTHTAGGAVIKLGYDLNGDYTTYDVVSIGIPNINNAYILVAPEKTGSGDCFDVELVWGGFSNSQTATFQSLTSQLAIYYKVEGKNLYSPFPAVYNFGRDTGDTASNLQSFISNNGMVCVTTGTPNPEYLTSYFMPDIPGWTMVTVFSPKYYLVNGYNTTANNGYNPSQTDYGLPYFTSYTYPSQIQVVLPTFMTTFYRYTPQTRVTGTSNYNTSSTIIDLSNGNYILFVTYLKIPNLLRVTINIPMWGVVNGTPELIKSGEYYYGEVIKLPPYNYTQISPDERYLLIPNVTCIVVRGNISIHVTEVLQYLLNVNTDYPLTVVVNGVNETISGSQWFNSSETVKIPGQYYYVSKGQREMLLNPTVIVLNQPGIQYNASWVTQYLVLINSPLPVHEVVDGINETAPNIQWLNQSTTLEIPEQTYYSSGTERWVLTKTLEVTVNSPVNFTASWLLQYFVVLPRETLVEVNGTWENMSTGWVNNGTVITVPGHYLYLSKFERVAFYNTTPLRLTVNSSRTIIIDFAYQYYIKISKVIPGYVNGTLINVTSNWYNNGTVIKFKPSYYNYLSKYERIVCIPNTTELTVTSPFNLTVSLTKQYFVNVNSPFSVKALVRGQEVNFTTNWYESGCEVLIPRQYVYVNDFTRYVLVNNETVTISSHINFTAVWRLQYFVNVTSNYPAYALLNGHIINFTPSWYFNGSEVTVLTNITYPVSQGERYAVFSITPQSNFSVTKPESVKVVYYPQYYVVINGKGSWYFNGTTVTLEETVPYYLSVSWKGTYSLPNGAVVVVDKPINEEAVVRPNIINILTTLLIVVSAILLTIASLKRR, encoded by the coding sequence ATGATTTTAAGAACCATAACGTCACTATTGATAATATTTACAATCTGCCTTGAGTCCCTTTACTTACCACTTTATGCGTCAAACCAGGCACTAGTCCCCAAACAGTATACCCAAGACCCTCCCTATTTCCCCATGGGAGTGTCTTCAATAGGTGAGACAGACACCGGGATAAGTATACCCGTGGAAACACACTCGGTCTTAGGTTATGCAAGGATACAGCAGATAAGTGTAAGTTCAGCGTCACTACAATTTAACGTCGTATTGGTCGTCACTTCTCCTTCAACTGTTGAAGAGTTTTGGGTCCAAAACGCCATACAGTTTAACGGGGGACAGATGAGGTTTATAGATAACGTATGGAACTTTACCTCACCCGACGCCAGCATGAACCCTAACGTGGTAGAGGGTAACGGGCACGTCGTAAGCGAACAGTTCGGTAACGCGGTCATCTCGTTCTACACTTACTGCACAAATTACAATACTTACACGTTACCAATGGACGTCCTATTCTTCACTAACGTAACACACACTGCAGGGGGTGCCGTAATAAAGCTCGGGTACGACCTCAACGGAGATTACACCACATACGACGTCGTCAGTATCGGGATACCTAACATAAATAACGCATATATTTTAGTCGCCCCAGAAAAGACCGGTAGCGGTGACTGTTTTGACGTAGAGTTAGTCTGGGGAGGGTTCTCAAATAGCCAGACGGCTACGTTCCAGTCCCTAACTTCACAGCTCGCTATATATTACAAAGTAGAAGGGAAAAACTTATACTCACCTTTCCCTGCCGTGTATAACTTCGGTAGGGACACCGGGGACACCGCGTCAAATTTACAGTCATTTATATCAAATAACGGGATGGTATGCGTGACCACAGGGACACCAAACCCCGAGTACCTAACAAGCTATTTTATGCCCGATATACCGGGGTGGACTATGGTAACCGTATTCTCCCCTAAATACTATTTAGTTAACGGGTATAACACTACAGCAAATAACGGGTATAACCCCAGCCAGACAGATTACGGGTTACCTTACTTTACCTCATATACCTACCCTTCGCAGATACAAGTAGTCTTACCTACTTTTATGACTACTTTTTACAGATATACACCCCAGACTAGGGTGACCGGTACATCTAACTACAACACCAGTTCAACTATCATAGACCTCAGTAACGGTAATTATATCCTCTTTGTAACATACCTGAAGATACCAAACCTACTTAGGGTTACAATTAACATACCTATGTGGGGTGTAGTTAACGGCACCCCGGAACTTATAAAGTCAGGGGAGTACTATTACGGTGAGGTCATAAAGCTACCACCCTATAACTACACCCAGATATCACCTGACGAAAGGTACTTGTTGATACCCAACGTCACATGTATAGTAGTTAGGGGTAATATATCCATACACGTAACAGAAGTACTACAGTACCTACTGAACGTGAACACGGACTACCCATTAACCGTGGTCGTAAACGGTGTGAATGAGACAATTAGCGGCAGCCAGTGGTTCAACTCATCGGAGACCGTGAAAATCCCGGGTCAGTACTACTACGTTTCAAAGGGACAGAGGGAAATGTTACTTAACCCCACAGTAATAGTGTTAAACCAGCCCGGTATACAATATAACGCCAGCTGGGTAACACAATACTTAGTCTTGATAAACTCACCCTTACCCGTCCACGAAGTGGTCGACGGTATCAATGAGACAGCCCCGAACATACAGTGGCTAAACCAGAGCACGACCTTAGAAATCCCTGAGCAGACATATTACTCCTCAGGGACGGAGAGGTGGGTCTTGACCAAGACGTTAGAGGTGACCGTAAATTCGCCGGTGAACTTCACCGCCTCGTGGTTATTACAGTACTTCGTAGTCTTACCCAGAGAGACACTTGTAGAAGTCAACGGCACTTGGGAGAACATGAGCACCGGGTGGGTCAACAACGGGACTGTAATAACCGTGCCCGGTCACTACTTGTACTTAAGCAAATTTGAGAGGGTAGCCTTCTACAACACGACACCACTGAGGTTAACAGTAAACTCGTCAAGGACGATAATAATAGACTTCGCATACCAGTATTATATAAAGATCAGCAAAGTCATACCCGGTTACGTAAACGGGACCCTAATTAACGTGACTTCAAACTGGTACAATAACGGTACTGTGATCAAATTCAAGCCGTCATATTATAACTATTTGAGCAAATACGAGAGGATCGTCTGTATACCTAACACTACCGAGCTAACGGTGACTTCACCCTTCAACTTAACAGTATCACTAACAAAGCAATACTTTGTAAACGTTAACTCGCCTTTCTCCGTTAAGGCACTAGTGAGGGGACAAGAGGTCAATTTTACGACGAACTGGTACGAGTCAGGGTGTGAAGTCCTCATCCCAAGACAGTACGTATACGTCAACGACTTTACACGCTACGTACTGGTCAACAACGAGACTGTCACTATCTCCTCCCATATCAACTTCACCGCTGTATGGAGGCTACAATATTTCGTTAACGTGACCTCTAATTACCCTGCGTATGCGTTATTAAACGGTCACATAATAAATTTCACTCCCTCTTGGTACTTTAACGGCAGTGAGGTCACAGTGTTAACTAACATAACGTACCCCGTCTCTCAGGGTGAGAGGTATGCGGTCTTCTCTATTACACCTCAAAGCAACTTCTCTGTGACAAAGCCAGAGTCCGTAAAAGTGGTCTACTACCCCCAATATTACGTGGTAATTAACGGAAAAGGGAGTTGGTACTTCAACGGGACTACCGTGACCCTCGAGGAAACGGTACCTTACTACCTCTCAGTTTCTTGGAAAGGGACTTACTCCCTACCTAACGGTGCTGTAGTCGTTGTAGACAAGCCCATAAATGAAGAAGCCGTCGTAAGGCCTAACATTATCAACATACTAACCACATTACTAATAGTGGTCTCGGCAATACTCTTAACTATAGCTTCATTAAAGAGGAGATAG
- a CDS encoding lysine exporter LysO family protein produces the protein MYFTLSFLVLYGISLLIGRKIKVPTLVSNSVILLLIFTVSFWGGESLTLSSALDILVLSLLMALSLTLVTYLLGLFFVSNIYHQNVKANWKVQAKYLSPLVLGLITGILVKVKVPFESVIDYELYLLAFVIGVDIGRNFNFELLKRTKGLAVFSIVADIVGGVLIAVFFSFLMPLKATLMISLGSGWYSYTGPFVAKYFGPTLGVTAFLANFLREQLAFVLLPVLLRLKPTPIGAIAVGGATSMDVTLPLYVDLFGGEYAIGAMINGLVLTLLVPIILPLISLL, from the coding sequence ATGTATTTTACACTTAGTTTTTTGGTGCTTTACGGCATTAGCCTCTTAATAGGGAGAAAGATAAAGGTACCGACGCTCGTTTCTAACTCAGTTATTCTCTTACTCATATTTACCGTGTCTTTCTGGGGAGGGGAGTCCCTGACGCTCTCTTCAGCACTCGACATATTAGTGTTGAGCCTGCTCATGGCGTTATCACTCACCTTAGTCACGTACCTTTTGGGACTGTTCTTTGTAAGCAACATATACCACCAAAATGTCAAGGCGAACTGGAAAGTCCAAGCTAAGTACCTGAGCCCCTTGGTCTTAGGCTTAATTACTGGTATACTGGTCAAGGTTAAGGTACCTTTTGAGAGTGTAATAGACTATGAACTTTACTTACTCGCTTTCGTGATAGGGGTGGACATAGGGCGGAACTTTAACTTTGAGCTCTTAAAAAGGACTAAAGGACTAGCGGTCTTCTCGATAGTCGCAGACATCGTAGGGGGTGTGTTAATAGCGGTATTTTTCTCGTTCCTGATGCCGTTGAAGGCTACGTTGATGATCTCCTTAGGCTCAGGCTGGTACTCCTACACAGGCCCTTTCGTCGCTAAGTACTTCGGGCCTACATTAGGCGTAACCGCATTCCTAGCAAACTTCTTGAGAGAACAACTGGCCTTTGTCCTGCTCCCGGTATTACTCAGGTTAAAACCTACACCCATAGGTGCTATAGCAGTGGGTGGAGCTACTTCCATGGACGTGACCCTACCCCTATACGTGGACTTGTTTGGAGGGGAATACGCAATAGGTGCAATGATTAATGGGTTAGTCCTGACACTCTTAGTCCCCATCATCCTACCCTTAATAAGCCTATTATGA
- a CDS encoding tRNA methyltransferase, whose product MLYTYFSSRLRELGYISLHIGRETPDLQKLAVKMLVKGYGIVEERREGIVVKESDGIKLLKSKGSEKSDCIYRKGGKNIIPDPPQYPKVVVDLGLFNALDEEEKKKTITQLFMTLNVVRKFWWDGNMVVVGDMKVGKAVTTSSFKSDAPTIVLDPYGDVEADEKIIRGADVFILGGIVDKGRRLKFATSELARKRGYDYPRVKIKLRGSTVGVPDEFNKIAEVVLRVKEGEGLEDAVISVMSKADKVARILHDVNLRGVEVLPEEFKWLKADDKVVNMVKSKLNKL is encoded by the coding sequence GTGCTTTACACTTATTTTTCCTCGCGGTTAAGGGAATTGGGCTACATCTCTCTCCACATAGGTAGAGAAACCCCTGACCTACAGAAACTTGCCGTGAAAATGCTCGTAAAGGGTTACGGGATAGTTGAAGAGCGGAGGGAAGGGATAGTAGTCAAGGAGAGTGATGGTATTAAGCTCCTTAAAAGTAAGGGGAGTGAAAAGAGCGATTGTATTTACAGAAAAGGGGGTAAGAACATAATACCCGACCCTCCACAGTACCCCAAGGTCGTCGTTGACCTGGGCCTCTTTAACGCCTTAGATGAAGAGGAAAAGAAGAAGACTATAACACAGCTGTTTATGACATTGAACGTAGTAAGGAAATTCTGGTGGGACGGCAACATGGTCGTAGTGGGCGATATGAAAGTCGGGAAAGCAGTTACGACCAGTTCCTTTAAGTCAGATGCCCCCACTATAGTCCTAGACCCTTACGGTGATGTCGAAGCGGATGAGAAAATAATTAGGGGGGCAGACGTGTTCATATTAGGGGGTATAGTAGATAAGGGCAGGAGGCTGAAGTTTGCTACATCCGAACTCGCGAGGAAAAGGGGTTACGATTATCCCAGAGTAAAGATAAAGCTAAGGGGATCTACAGTAGGGGTCCCGGACGAGTTTAATAAGATAGCTGAGGTCGTCCTCAGGGTAAAAGAGGGAGAGGGACTAGAAGACGCTGTAATTTCCGTCATGTCTAAAGCCGACAAGGTAGCGAGGATACTACATGACGTCAACCTGCGTGGAGTAGAAGTCCTACCGGAGGAGTTTAAGTGGTTGAAAGCTGACGACAAAGTCGTGAATATGGTGAAGTCCAAGCTAAACAAGCTGTGA